Genomic segment of Streptomyces brevispora:
GCCCGCCCGGCCCGGTTGGCGCCGATCGTGCTGGCGGACGGTCCGTACCCGACGAGATGGACGCGCTCGTCGCGTACCGCCCGGGTCCCCTCGATCCGGATGCCGCCACCGGGCTCGCGCAGCCGCAACGGGGCGAGATGGTCGATGGCGGGCCGGAAGCCGGTCGCCCAGAGGATGACATCGGCCTCGACGGTGCGGCCGTCGTCCCAGGCGACGCCGGTCGGTGTGATCCGGTCGAACATCGGCAGGCGATCGAACACCCCCGACTCGCGGGCGCGCCGGACGGCATCGGTGACCGGCAGCCCAGTCACGCTGACCACGCTCTGCGGCGGCAGCCCGCGCCGTACCCGGTCCGCCACCATGGCGACGGCGGCCCGCCCCCGGTCCGCGTCGAACGGGCCCTCGCGGAAGACCGGTGGCCGGCGCGTCACCCAGTGGGTGTCCGCGGCCACCTCGGCGATCTCCATCAGATGCTGGGTACCGGACGCCCCGCCGCCCACCACGACGACCCGCTGCCCGGCGAACTCGGCGGGCCCCGGATAGTTCGCCGTGTGCAGTTGGCGGCCGCGGAAGGTGTCCTGGCCCGGGTAGCGCGGCCAGAACGGCCGGTCCCAGGTTCCCGTCGCACTGATCAGGGCCCGGGTCGCATACGTGCCCTCGGAGGTCTCCACGAGCAGCCGCCCGCCGTCTCCCTCGCGCACCGCGCTCACCTCGACCGGCCGGTGCACCCGCAGGTCGAAGGCGCGTTCGTACGAGTCGAAGTACTCGCCGATGACCTCGGAGGAGGGCCTGCTGTCATCGGCGCCGGTCAGCTCCATGCCGGGCAGTGCGTGCATACCGTGGACCTTGCCGTACGTCAGCGACGGCCAGCGGAACTGCCAGGCACCGCCGGGGCGTGGGGCGTGGTCGAGCACCACGAAATCGCGGTCGGGCTCCAGGCCCGTACGGCGCAGGTGGTAGGCGCCGGACAGGCCCGCCTGTCCGGCGCCGATCACCACGACATCCACTGAGCGCACCACGGCATTGTTCACGCTTCTACTAACTATGGCGGGGTCGTGGATCTTCCCGCGCCCCCAGGAGGCTCAGTGCCCCCGGCGAACAGCAGCGGCGCCTCCCGTCGTGGAACAGGCGCACAGGCCCGCGCCCGTACGCGGAGGACGACGACAGCCCGACTCACTCCTTGACCGCACCCGCGTTGGCACCGCTGACGAAGTAGCGCTGGAAGCAGAAGAAGAGCGCGGCCACCGGGATGGTGGAGAGCAAGGCCGCTGCCAGCTTCAGCGGATACTGCGTGCCTCCGCCGAGACCGCCCGAGACAAAACGGGCCAAGCCCGTGGTGAGCGTCTCGTACTGACCGGACTGCGTGCTGACGAGGAAGTGCGTGAACTCGTTCCACGACCCCTGGAACGACAGGATCGTCAGAGTGATCAGTGCCGGTCTGGCCATCGGCAGGACGACGGACCAGAAGATCCGGAACACACCTGCGCCGTCGACCCGCGCCGCTTCCTCGACCTCGCGCGGTACCGACTCGAAGAACTGCTTCATGATGAAGATTCCCGCGGCGTCCACCAGCAGCGGAAGGATCATGCCGGTGTACGTGTCGAAGATGCCGAAGGTGTTGAGCACGAGGAACTTCGGGATGAGCAGGGCGACTCCGGGCACCGCCATCACCGCGATCACGAAACCGAGCAGTACCGAGCGGCCCCGGAAGCGCAGTCGCGCCAGCGCGTATCCCGCCATCGAGTCGAACAGCACCCGGCCCGCGGTCACCAGCACCGCCACCAGCGCCGAGTTGCCGAGCCAGCGAAGGAAGGGCACCCCCTCCGCTGCCCGGCTCAGCCCGAACAGCCTCTGGTACGCGGCCGTCGTCGGGGTGGTCGGCAGCAGGGCCAGTGGATGAGCGGCGGCATCCGGGTCCGTCTTGAAGCCGGTCACCAACTGGAGGACGAACGGCAGCAGGTAGAGCAGGCCCAGCCCGAGCACCATGGCGTAACCCACCAGTCGTGCGGGCAGGGGGAAACGCCTCAGGACGGGCCGTCCTCGGTCGTTCGAGGCGCGAGGGCGACGGACCGGCCGGGTCCGTTCGCGTACAGCCCCACCGGCGGTGGTCATCGGTTCCTCCCGGTGCGTGCGCCACGCTCCCGCAGCGCCCAGCGCTGGAACGCGGTCAGGATGAGAATCAGGGCGAGCAGGATGAACGCGATGGCCGAGCCCTGGCCGAAGTCCGAGTTGCCGAAGCCGGCGGAGTACGACAGGAAGGCCGGCGTGAGCGTCGTATTGCCCGGGGCGCCCTGGCCCATCACATACACCTGATCGAAGACCTGCCAGGTGGAGATCAGTCCCAGGGTGAGCACCAGGAACAACACGGGACGCAACGCGGGCAGCGTCACGTGCCGCAGTAGCTGGCGGCGGTTGACCCCTTCGATCGCGGCCGACTCCTCCAGCTCCCGCGGGATGTTCTGGAGTGCCGCGAGGAAGATCAGCATGAAGGTGCCCGAGGTGGTCCACACCGCGAGCATGATGAGCGTGCACATCGCGACCGAGGGGCCCGAGAGCCACTCGAACCACGACAGCCCCATGACGGAGTGATCGGCCAGCACTCCGGTGGGCCGTTCGGGATCGATGATCCCCAGACCGCCCAGGATCACGGAGAGCACTCCGCGGGGGTCCGCGAACCAGTTCGGTCCCTTGACCCCGATCCAGGTCAGCATGGAGTTGACGGCTCCACTTCCCTGGAAGAGAAAGAGGAAGACCGTGGAGACAGCGATGGAGCTGGTGACCGACGGGAAGAAGAACGTGGTGCGCAGCGCGCCCCGTCCCCGCAGCAGTCGCTGGTTGACGACCAGGGCGAGACCCAGTGCCAGCAGCGTCTGCAGGGGGACGGTCAGCAGTACGTAGTAGGCGTTGTTGCGCAGGGAGGTCGCGAAGAGCGTGCGGTCGAGTCCGTCCTGCGTGAGCAGCGTCCGGTAGTTGTCCAGGCCGACGAAATCGGCCTGACCGGAGAACGGGTTGGACTGCCCGTCCCAGTGCAGCAGGCTCACCCACAGCGCCATCAGGATGGGAAGCACCATGAACAGGCCGAGGACGAGCACCATGGGGCTGACGAACAGCCAGCCCCAGGTGCCCTCCCCGCGAAGGCCCGCGCGCCGGGCGCGAGCCTTCGCGGGGGTACCGGTTTCGCCGGGTGCGCTGTCAGGTGCGCCGGGCGAGCCGGTCGTGCGGGAGGTACCTCCCGCGAGCATCGGGCGGATGGGCATGGGGCTCAGTTGCCCTTCGCGATCGCCTGTTCGCCGTTGCGCTGGAGGTCGGCGAGGATCTTCTTCGGGTCGGCGGTGCGCAGCGACTGCAGGTCGGTGTTGAACTGGCCCAGGACCTTGTCGAAGCCCGCGATCGTCACCGGCCCCTGCGCGTAGGCATTCCCCTCCACCCAGGCCTTGGCGGCCGGCTGCTTCTCCGCGTACGTCTTGAGCGCACTCGTCCGCGACGGCATGACACCGAACGCGTCGGCGAAGGCGAGCTGTTGCTGG
This window contains:
- a CDS encoding NAD(P)-binding domain-containing protein, with amino-acid sequence MRSVDVVVIGAGQAGLSGAYHLRRTGLEPDRDFVVLDHAPRPGGAWQFRWPSLTYGKVHGMHALPGMELTGADDSRPSSEVIGEYFDSYERAFDLRVHRPVEVSAVREGDGGRLLVETSEGTYATRALISATGTWDRPFWPRYPGQDTFRGRQLHTANYPGPAEFAGQRVVVVGGGASGTQHLMEIAEVAADTHWVTRRPPVFREGPFDADRGRAAVAMVADRVRRGLPPQSVVSVTGLPVTDAVRRARESGVFDRLPMFDRITPTGVAWDDGRTVEADVILWATGFRPAIDHLAPLRLREPGGGIRIEGTRAVRDERVHLVGYGPSASTIGANRAGRAAVRAIGRLLERAEPAVERAAPAA
- a CDS encoding carbohydrate ABC transporter permease → MTTAGGAVRERTRPVRRPRASNDRGRPVLRRFPLPARLVGYAMVLGLGLLYLLPFVLQLVTGFKTDPDAAAHPLALLPTTPTTAAYQRLFGLSRAAEGVPFLRWLGNSALVAVLVTAGRVLFDSMAGYALARLRFRGRSVLLGFVIAVMAVPGVALLIPKFLVLNTFGIFDTYTGMILPLLVDAAGIFIMKQFFESVPREVEEAARVDGAGVFRIFWSVVLPMARPALITLTILSFQGSWNEFTHFLVSTQSGQYETLTTGLARFVSGGLGGGTQYPLKLAAALLSTIPVAALFFCFQRYFVSGANAGAVKE
- a CDS encoding carbohydrate ABC transporter permease produces the protein MPIRPMLAGGTSRTTGSPGAPDSAPGETGTPAKARARRAGLRGEGTWGWLFVSPMVLVLGLFMVLPILMALWVSLLHWDGQSNPFSGQADFVGLDNYRTLLTQDGLDRTLFATSLRNNAYYVLLTVPLQTLLALGLALVVNQRLLRGRGALRTTFFFPSVTSSIAVSTVFLFLFQGSGAVNSMLTWIGVKGPNWFADPRGVLSVILGGLGIIDPERPTGVLADHSVMGLSWFEWLSGPSVAMCTLIMLAVWTTSGTFMLIFLAALQNIPRELEESAAIEGVNRRQLLRHVTLPALRPVLFLVLTLGLISTWQVFDQVYVMGQGAPGNTTLTPAFLSYSAGFGNSDFGQGSAIAFILLALILILTAFQRWALRERGARTGRNR